CTTTAAAGTCATTGAATTATGAAAAAGTTCCTTGTCGTTCTGGCAGCTTCCGCTATGTTATGGAGCGCCTGTAAAAATACCCCAGCCAGCAGTAAATGCGGCATATGCCCGGCTATAGCCATAGTTGCACCTACTATTGGTGTGCGCATTGTTGATAAAACCAGCGGCGTCGACCTTTTCCTGTCGCCGGGATCACCCTACAAATCTGATGATCTTAAAGTGAGCAGCTCTGCAGACGGTTCAAATGTTTCTTTCTCTGTAGATAGCACGGATAAGGCAAAGCGTTTCGTACGGATCATAGCCACCTCAACGCAGACTTTTAAACTGACACTCGGCAGCCTGGCTGCCGATAGTATACGGGTGACTTTGAAACTTGATTCGCCCAAATGCTGCTCTATACCTAAAATACATGAGGTTGTTCTTAATAATGCGGTTGTGTGCAGCGCATGCGGCTACAATCCCCTGGTAGTGATAAAAAAATAATTGCGTCCAAAAAACACAATGAGTTTATTGAATTACTTGTAACATACATGTTACATTATTATATTTGCTGTACATGAGGCTGTCGTTCTGACAAGCCTACTGTGATAAGGTTTAGGTTTAAACCCCCAAGCAGCGAGTGCAAGGGGGTTTTATATTGCAGGACGAGCTTATATTCCTATTTTTGCGCCGTGGCCGCTCCGAAAAGAACCCCTGCAAAAAAGCCTTCACCGGCGCGTAAACCGGCGGCGCGTAAGAAGAAAAAGAAGGGCTGGCCCATACAACTCAAATTAACTATTGCCGGTATCGCCCTGGTATTGTTGTCACCATTTTATTACGGGTATGTTCTGCGGGGATTTAGCTCGGCATGGCGTTGGGTAAGGGATATCGGCGGCAACCCGCATTACCGTACCTACCGCAGTTTCAATATCCGTATACCCGACAAATATGCTATTCACGGTATTGATGTTTCCTATGCGCAGGGAAAAATAGACTGGCAGAAAGTAAAGGCGATGGAGGAAGATAGTGTGCATATCACTTTTGCCTATATCAAAGCCACTGAAGGTATCCTGTCCGTCGATCCCTATTTTCAGCGCAACTGGCGCGAGGCCGCCAAAGCCGGGATAGTTTGCGGCGCTTACCACTATTTTAAGCCATCCAAAAGCGGGTCGTGGCAGGCGAGGTTTTTTTTGCAGACCGTGAAGGTGGAAAAAGGCGACTTACCCATGGTAGTTGATGTGGAAGAACTGAACCACATGACTCCTGATAAAATGCGCCTGCAACTAAAGGAGTTCTTAACGTCCGTCGAGAAGAAAACCGGTATAAAACCCATCATCTATTCAGGCTCCAGTTTCTACCAGGATTACTTGCTGGGTTTCTTTGACGATTATCCACTATGGGTGGCTAATTACGATCAGCCCGAAATGAAATCGATCGGCAGCAAGCGATGGCTGATATGGCAGCATTCGGATAAAGCCACCATAACCGGCATTGGCCACGTGGTGGACTTTGACGCTTTTAGTGGCGATAGCCTGTCGTTCCAGCAATTACTGATCAAATAGTTTTTTTGCAAACCCGACTGTTTAAAGGCCCTTTGTGCGGGCGGGTTTTTGTTGCGATAGTAAGAGCAGGCGGAAGGCCGGTAAAACTATTCGGTTGTTTCTTCCTGTGCCGGCTTTTTCCTTTTCAGCTCAATGAAATTGACTATGGGCCTGCTGGACGAAAGCAAAACAAAGCCCGCAGAAAATTTGACAAAATAGAATATCATCCATACAGTTTCCGGGTTCTGCTTCAGGTCGGCACCTGTCCGGTTAAACCGGATGAAAACGAAAACTTGTTTACAAAGCAGCGGCAAACTGTCGGCAATCATTACGCCGCCAATAACGATAACTGCTATCCTTAAAACAGTTGAACGGTGAATACTGAACTCGAACTTCTCTTCTGAAAAGTTTTGATCTAACTGAAGTTTATCGATTATCCATTCTGTTTTGAAAATACAGTAATACATCACAGCAAGATGAAACGAAACAGAAAATACCAGGAAAAACCCCATTGTCAATATATCGTCCGCACTGCCGTAGCCAAATTGAGATTTAAAGGAAAATAGAGCGGTAATGGTTTGTGGAATAGATACTACGGCCCCGAGTAAGAGGTAAAATCCGATGATCTTAATAATAATCGCAAACAGGGATCTTGGCGTCATGTGATTTTAGGTTTACTAAATATAAACCTATTATTCCGGATTTGGAAATTGTAGTACAATGTTCGGGTCGGGAATATTTTTCACCCATTTCTCTTTTTCTGAAAATTTAGCAACACCAGGATAATCGCCCGCGCAATCTTCTATATTAAACATCAGCTGAAAATGCAGATGCGGCGGCCAATGGCCGTTGTCTTCCTGGTTGCCAAAAGCGCCAAGCTGTTGCCCTTTTTCTATTTTCATGCCAGCGTGTAAACCCGCCAGGTCCTTCCGGCTAAGGTGTCCGTAAAGCGAGTACAATTCGAGCCCGTCAAGGTTATGCTGTAAAATGATGGTTGGACCGTAGTCGCCGTGATTATTATTATCCCGGAAACTGTGGATATGACCTGCTAACGGCGCGTAAACCAGCGTTCCTGCACCGGCCCATATATCTACACCCAGGTGCAGGCGGCGCGGTTCGTCTTCAGTATTAAAATGCACACTGCGGGCGTAAATGGTCCTGTGCTCCATATAACCGCCTACGCCGTAGCGGCAATTATTTCCAACCAGTTTCTTTTCCACCCAGGCACTGAAACGGTTCGTATCTTCAATGTCTTCCGCCGTTAATCCGGTATTTGCAGCTGTGAAGTCGAATGGGTACAGCAGGTCGGTTTCTGCATTGTAGTCCACCACTTTGCCGACTTCTGTTGGATGGGATTTGATATAGTTTGCAAGCAGGATATGCTTATTCATCCAGGTCTGATTGAAAAGATGAGCCGGCATTACATCTTTCGTCATCGGCTATTCGCTGTCCGGCTGCCGCTCTTCCTTGCTTATTTTGTCGAATATCTTATCCATACGCTCTACATAGTCGCTGGTGTCGTCCACAAAAAACTCAAGCTGCGGAATTATTCTTACCTGGTCTTTAATGCGGGCGCCAAGTTTGTAGCGTATTTCAGAGGCGTGCGCTTTGATGGTATTCAAGGCCAGTTGGTTATTGGTATTGTTAAAAAAACTCAGGAACACCCTTGCAATGGCCAGATCGGGGGTTACCCGCACCTTTGTAATGGTGATCATGGTATTAGGCAAAAGATTCATCCCCTCGCGCTGAAATATAGCGGCCAGGTCCTCTTGTATTACTCCCGCGAATTTTTGCTGACGTTTCGATTCCATGTTTTTATAAGCTGAAAGGTAAAAGCATAAAGCTAAAAGCTATATGCCGGAATTTTGTTTGTATTTGAAAGAGCTTTCTGCTTTGATCTTTTTGCTTTAAGCCTCAAGCCCAAAATTACAATTCTTCTTTGATCTCTCCGAGCCTTTTGATACTTAAACGTGCGCTTATACCTGACGCGATGGTCGAGATGCCGCCTACGGTCAGAAAGACTAAAAGAAAGTCCGTAACCTTCAATGCAACCGGGTAGGCGTCGATGGCAGACATTTCTTCGCCGAACCTGATGAAGCCAAATTGTTCCTGCAAAAGGCAGAATATCAGTCCAACCAGCATCCCCGCAATGCAGCCGATAAAAGAGATCATCATCCCTTCGGAAAAAAAGATGCCCTGTATCAGTCGGCTATTCGCACCAAGACTGGTTAAAATGGCGATGTCCTTTTGCTTGTCAATAACCAGCATGGTTAACGATCCGATGATGTTAAATATAGCTATGACAAGCACAAAGGTGAGTATCACGAAAATAAACCACCGCTCGTAGTTCAGTGTTTTATAAAGTTCTGCATTTTGTTCGTAACGATCCTTTATCGTGAACATCGTGCTGAGTTTATCTGAAAGGTCGTCTTTTATCAATTTAAGATCAGTGCCTTTTTTGTAGTTGAGGGCAATTGCTGAAATGTTCTTAGGCTCATTCAGCAGGTCGCGCATAAAATCGATATGCGTAATGATGAGGTTATTAAAATCCTGTTGGATATTGAATATGCCCGATGGATAAATATACCTCACCTCGAACTCGTTGAGCTGATCGGCCGAACTGGAGGCATGCCTGTTTGGCGTGTATATCTGCAGCGGCGAAAGCTGATCGTTTATGTTGACAGATAATTTGCTCTGTACGGTAGCGCCTATTACCGCATAAAAATGGCCCTTGCTTTTGAGCGTAAAGCTTCCTTTTACGATAGTGCTGTCCAGCAGGGTGTCCTTCAAAAAATCGTCGCTGACGCCCCTTACCGTACCAATAAATTCGCCATCGGTACCATAGCGTATCAAAGCTTTTTCCTCCAGTATTTCAGTGAACGATATTAGCTTCGGATCGCGGCGCAGTGCGTTGAAATAGGGAGTATTCGGGTCGAATGTCTTCCCTTGTTTAGGAGTGATGAGCATTTCGGGCGTGAAATTGCTGTAAAGCGATAAGATCACCTTTTCGAAACCGTTGAAAACTGACAGGATAACGATGAGCGCAGCACTGCCAATAAACACGCCCAGCATGGATATACCCGAAATGATATTGATGGCATGCATCTTCTTCCTCGA
Above is a window of Mucilaginibacter ginsenosidivorans DNA encoding:
- a CDS encoding peptidoglycan DD-metalloendopeptidase family protein; amino-acid sequence: MTKDVMPAHLFNQTWMNKHILLANYIKSHPTEVGKVVDYNAETDLLYPFDFTAANTGLTAEDIEDTNRFSAWVEKKLVGNNCRYGVGGYMEHRTIYARSVHFNTEDEPRRLHLGVDIWAGAGTLVYAPLAGHIHSFRDNNNHGDYGPTIILQHNLDGLELYSLYGHLSRKDLAGLHAGMKIEKGQQLGAFGNQEDNGHWPPHLHFQLMFNIEDCAGDYPGVAKFSEKEKWVKNIPDPNIVLQFPNPE
- a CDS encoding ABC transporter permease, with the translated sequence MPNAPHALNTAIYIARRYLFSRKKMHAINIISGISMLGVFIGSAALIVILSVFNGFEKVILSLYSNFTPEMLITPKQGKTFDPNTPYFNALRRDPKLISFTEILEEKALIRYGTDGEFIGTVRGVSDDFLKDTLLDSTIVKGSFTLKSKGHFYAVIGATVQSKLSVNINDQLSPLQIYTPNRHASSSADQLNEFEVRYIYPSGIFNIQQDFNNLIITHIDFMRDLLNEPKNISAIALNYKKGTDLKLIKDDLSDKLSTMFTIKDRYEQNAELYKTLNYERWFIFVILTFVLVIAIFNIIGSLTMLVIDKQKDIAILTSLGANSRLIQGIFFSEGMMISFIGCIAGMLVGLIFCLLQEQFGFIRFGEEMSAIDAYPVALKVTDFLLVFLTVGGISTIASGISARLSIKRLGEIKEEL
- a CDS encoding glycoside hydrolase family 25 protein, coding for MAAPKRTPAKKPSPARKPAARKKKKKGWPIQLKLTIAGIALVLLSPFYYGYVLRGFSSAWRWVRDIGGNPHYRTYRSFNIRIPDKYAIHGIDVSYAQGKIDWQKVKAMEEDSVHITFAYIKATEGILSVDPYFQRNWREAAKAGIVCGAYHYFKPSKSGSWQARFFLQTVKVEKGDLPMVVDVEELNHMTPDKMRLQLKEFLTSVEKKTGIKPIIYSGSSFYQDYLLGFFDDYPLWVANYDQPEMKSIGSKRWLIWQHSDKATITGIGHVVDFDAFSGDSLSFQQLLIK
- the rbfA gene encoding 30S ribosome-binding factor RbfA, translating into MESKRQQKFAGVIQEDLAAIFQREGMNLLPNTMITITKVRVTPDLAIARVFLSFFNNTNNQLALNTIKAHASEIRYKLGARIKDQVRIIPQLEFFVDDTSDYVERMDKIFDKISKEERQPDSE